A single window of Zootoca vivipara chromosome 17, rZooViv1.1, whole genome shotgun sequence DNA harbors:
- the MTMR3 gene encoding myotubularin-related protein 3 isoform X9 has product MDEETQHSLECIQANQIFPRKQLIREDENLQVPFPELHGESTEYVGRAEDAIIALSNYRLHIKFKESIVNVPLQLIESVECRDIFQLHLTCKDCKVIRCQFSTFEQCQEWLKRLSNAIRPPSKIEDLFSFAYHAWCMEVYASEKEQHGDLCRPGEHVSSRFKNEVERMGFDMNNAWRISNINEKYKLCSSYPQELIVPVWITDKELESVAGFRSWKRIPAVVYRHQGNGAVISRCGQPEVSWWGWRNADDEHLVQSVAKACASDSKSNSSKLVNGNCSRDFSNGGDLSDVEFDSSISNASGAESLAIQPQKLLILDARSYAAAVANRAKGGGCECPEYYPNCEVVFMGMANIHSIRKSFQSLRLLCTQMPDPGNWLSALESTKWLQHLSVLLKSALLVVHAVDRDQRPVLVHCSDGWDRTPQIVALAKLLLDPYYRTIEGFQVLVEMEWLDFGHKFADRCGHGENSDDLNERCPVFLQWLDCVHQLQRQFPCSFEFNEAFLVKLVQHTYSCLFGTFLCNNAKERGEKHTQERTCSVWSLLRAGNKAFKNLLYSSQSESVLYPVCHVRNLMLWSAVYLPCSSPSTPADDTCAPYPVPGSSPEDQPLGRLPKTRSFDNLTMAGDSSVLTTNRRSSDPSLNEKWQEHRRSLELSSLGNPEEDPFDGECVSKQGRTLVGAELSVAVAEGQMENILQEATKEEVSLEECVRGVPETAGKEGGEDAALDAESRTENLDSSTDNMGGKTELDTATSLDNPVSSPQMDLQGAFELQGQDVQKPSQVKELRPGFLGNAANSNNIQRAEEDSVSRLTVEVKIPQGTPQPSLPFPVLHEMGTSNMESSTETLTENGAKTELIQNVSCHWLHPMDNSAGELSRTVESRPENEDSIELHKLAANLNRTTKSSSLHDPMPSPCALPLADYKEIVCNGELEPENKVAESPAGFSVTQKYPAPNGHCVNGEEGRVKASLSRQVSTASCSSAPLHLRNLHHKWVHAIPGRQQTANSPDQPARSHLDDDGMPIYADVIQQRLRQIESGHQQEVETLKKQVQELRSRLESQYLNSSLRFNGDYGDEVVTRWLPDHLAAHCYGCDSAFWLVSRKHHCRDPDCVDQTRNCGNVFCSSCCNQKVPVPSQQLFEPSRVCKSCYSSLHPSSPSLDLELDKPIAATSN; this is encoded by the exons atgtCAGTTCTCTACCTTTGAGCAGTGTCAAGAGTGGCTTAAGCGGCTGAGCAATGCCATCCGCCCTCCTTCAAAGATAGAGGATCTCTTTTCATTTGCTTACCACGCCTGGTGTATGGAGGTGTATGCTAGTGAAAAAGAACAGCATGGTGATTTGTGTCGACCAG GAGAACATGTAAGTTCGAGATTTAAAAATGAGGTTGAACGGATGGGTTTTGATATGAACAATGCCTGGAGGATCTCCAACATCAACGAGAAGTACAA GCTCTGCAGCAGCTACCCTCAAGAACTCATAGTTCCTGTTTGGATCACAGACAAAGAGTTGGAAAGTGTGGCAGGCTTCCGATCTTGGAAACGCATCCCTGCTGTGGTTTACAG GCATCAGGGCAATGGGGCGGTCATTTCCCGTTGTGGGCAGCCAGAGGTCAGCTGGTGGGGCTGGAGAAATGCTGACGACGAACATCTTGTCCAGTCAGTGGCCAAAGCTTGTGCCTCAGATTCCAAGTCTAACAGCAGTAAACTAGTGAATGGAAACTGTTCAAGAGATTTCTCCAACGGAGGGGATCTCTCTGATGTAGAATTTG ATTCCTCCATCTCCAATGCTTCAGGAGCAGAAAGTCTAGCCATTCAGCCTCAGAAACTTTTGATCTTGGATGCACGTTCTTATGCAGCTGCAGTGGCAAACAGGGCCAAAGGGGGAGGCTGTGAATGCCCAG AGTATTATCCAAACTGTGAAGTAGTGTTTATGGGGATGGCAAATATCCATTCTATTCGGAAGAGCTTTCAGTCGCTGCGTTTGCTCTGCACACAAATGCCGGACCCAGGAAA CTGGCTGTCAGCTCTGGAAAGCACCAAGTGGCTGCAACATTTGTCTGTCCTCCTGAAATCGGCACTTCTGGTAGTTCATGCAGTGGACAGAGATCAGCGGCCCGTCTTGGTGCACTGCTCAGATGGCTGGGACAGAACCCCGCAGATAGTGGCTCTGGCTAAGCTGCTGCTGGATCCATATTACAGGACCATCGAG GGTTTCCAGGTGCTTGTGGAGATGGAGTGGCTGGATTTTGGCCATAAGTTTGCCGATCGCTGTGGTCATGGCGAGAATTCGGATGACCTGAATGAACGATGCCCAGTGTTCCTGCAGTGGCTCGactgtgtccatcagctccaGAGGCAGTTCCCCTGCTCTTTTGAGTTTAATGAAGCATTCCTT GTCAAGTTGGTGCAGCACACATACTCCTGCCTCTTTGGTACATTCCTGTGCAACAACGCGAAGGAGAGAGGTGAAAAGCACACCCAAGAGAGGACCTGTTCAGTTTGGTCTCTGCTGCGAGCAGGAAACAAAGCCTTCAAAAATCTGCTTTACTCCTCCCAATCAGAATCT gtgctGTATCCTGTGTGCCACGTGCGAAACCTCATGCTGTGGAGTGCCGTTTACTTGCCATGTTCTTCCCCTTCGACCCCTGCGGATGACACCTGTGCCCCTTACCCAGTCCCAGGTTCCAGCCCTGAAGACCAGCCTCTGGGCAG GCTGCCAAAGACAAGGTCATTTGACAATCTGACAATGGCTGGTGACAGCAGCGTTCTGACAACCAACCGGCGTAGTAGCGACCCCAGCCTCAACGAGAAGTGGCAAGAGCACCGCCGGTCCCTGGAGTTGAGCAGCCTTGGGAACCCAGAGGAAGACCCCTTTGACGGAGAATGTGTGAGCAAACAAGGCAGGACTCTGGTTGGAGCAGAGCTTTCGGTGGCTGTAGCAGAGGGGCAGATGGAGAACATTTTGCAAGAGGCTACCAAGGAGGAAGTGAGCCTGGAGGAATGTGTGAGGGGCGTTCCGGAAACAGCAGGTAAAGAAGGGGGAGAGGACGCCGCTCTTGATGCGGAAAGCAGGACTGAGAACCTGGACAGCTCTACTGATAACATGGGTGGGAAGACTGAACTGGATACAGCAACTTCATTAGACAATCCAGTTTCCAGCCCACAGATGGATTTACAGGGTGCTTTTGAGCTTCAAGGGCAAGATGTCCAGAAACCATCTCAGGTGAAGGAACTACGGCCTGGCTTTTTGGGCAATGCTGCAAATAGTAATAACATTCAGAGAGCAGAGGAGGACAGTGTTAGTAGGCTAACTGTAGAGGTCAAAATCCCTCAGGGCACTCCCCAGCCCAGCCTACCATTTCCTGTCCTGCATGAGATGGGAACATCAAACATGGAGAGCTCTACAGAAACTTTAACAGAGAATGGGGCAAAGACGGAACTGATCCAGAATGTCTCTTGCCATTGGCTCCATCCCATGGACAACAGTGCTGGCGAACTTTCCCGCACTGTCGAAAGTCGGCCTGAGAACGAGGACTCGATAGAGCTACACAAACTGGCAGCGAACCTAAACAGGACTACTAAGAGCAGCAGCTTACATGACCCAATGCCTTCACCTTGTGCCTTGCCTTTAGCTGACTATAAAGAGATTGTGTGCAATGGAGAGCTGGAGCCTGAGAACAAGGTGGCAGAGAGCCCAGCAGGGTTCAGTGTTACCCAGAAATACCCTGCACCAAACGGACACTGTGTGAACGGGGAGGAAGGCAGGGTAAAGGCTTCCCTCAGCCGACAGGTCTCTACAGCTAGCTGTAGTTCTGCCCCGCTGCATCTGAGGAATTTGCACCACAAGTGGGTTCATGCTATTCCAGGCCGGCAGCAGACAGCAAACAGCCCGGACCAGCCTGCCCGGAGTCACCTGGATGACGATGGGATGCCAATCTATGCTGATGTCATTCAGCAGCGCCTCCGCCAGATTGAAAGTGGGCACCAGCAGGAAGTGGAGACTTTAAAGAAGCAGGTGCAGGAGCTGAGGAGCCGTCTAGAGAGCCAGTACCTGAACAGCTCACTACGTTTCAACGGGGATTATGGGGATGAAGTG GTGACACGATGGCTTCCTGATCACCTGGCTGCACACTGTTATGGCTGCGACAGTGCATTCTGGCTTGTCAGCAGGAAGCACCACTGCAG GGACCCTGACTGTGTTGATCAGACCCG GAATTGTGGGAATGTCTTTTGCTCCAGCTGCTGTAACCAGAAGGTGCCGGTCCCCAGCCAGCAGCTCTTCGAACCCAGCCGGGTCTGCAAATCCTGCTACAGCAGCTTGCATCCCAGTAGCCCCAGCCTTGACCTTGAACTGGACAAACCTATTGCTGCCACCTCAAACTGA
- the MTMR3 gene encoding myotubularin-related protein 3 isoform X10, with amino-acid sequence MDEETQHSLECIQANQIFPRKQLIREDENLQVPFPELHGESTEYVGRAEDAIIALSNYRLHIKFKESIVNVPLQLIESVECRDIFQLHLTCKDCKVIRCQFSTFEQCQEWLKRLSNAIRPPSKIEDLFSFAYHAWCMEVYASEKEQHGDLCRPGEHVSSRFKNEVERMGFDMNNAWRISNINEKYKLCSSYPQELIVPVWITDKELESVAGFRSWKRIPAVVYRHQGNGAVISRCGQPEVSWWGWRNADDEHLVQSVAKACASDSKSNSSKLVNGNCSRDFSNGGDLSDVEFDSSISNASGAESLAIQPQKLLILDARSYAAAVANRAKGGGCECPEYYPNCEVVFMGMANIHSIRKSFQSLRLLCTQMPDPGNWLSALESTKWLQHLSVLLKSALLVVHAVDRDQRPVLVHCSDGWDRTPQIVALAKLLLDPYYRTIEGFQVLVEMEWLDFGHKFADRCGHGENSDDLNERCPVFLQWLDCVHQLQRQFPCSFEFNEAFLVKLVQHTYSCLFGTFLCNNAKERGEKHTQERTCSVWSLLRAGNKAFKNLLYSSQSESVLYPVCHVRNLMLWSAVYLPCSSPSTPADDTCAPYPVPGSSPEDQPLGRLPKTRSFDNLTMAGDSSVLTTNRRSSDPSLNEKWQEHRRSLELSSLGNPEEDPFDGECVSKQGRTLVGAELSVAVAEGQMENILQEATKEEVSLEECVRGVPETAGKEGGEDAALDAESRTENLDSSTDNMGGKTELDTATSLDNPVSSPQMDLQGAFELQGQDVQKPSQVKELRPGFLGNAANSNNIQRAEEDSVSRLTVEVKIPQGTPQPSLPFPVLHEMGTSNMESSTETLTENGAKTELIQNVSCHWLHPMDNSAGELSRTVESRPENEDSIELHKLAANLNRTTKSSSLHDPMPSPCALPLADYKEIVCNGELEPENKVAESPAGFSVTQKYPAPNGHCVNGEEGRVKASLSRQVSTASCSSAPLHLRNLHHKWVHAIPGRQQTANSPDQPARSHLDDDGMPIYADVIQQRLRQIESGHQQEVETLKKQVQELRSRLESQYLNSSLRFNGDYGDEVVTRWLPDHLAAHCYGCDSAFWLVSRKHHCRNCGNVFCSSCCNQKVPVPSQQLFEPSRVCKSCYSSLHPSSPSLDLELDKPIAATSN; translated from the exons atgtCAGTTCTCTACCTTTGAGCAGTGTCAAGAGTGGCTTAAGCGGCTGAGCAATGCCATCCGCCCTCCTTCAAAGATAGAGGATCTCTTTTCATTTGCTTACCACGCCTGGTGTATGGAGGTGTATGCTAGTGAAAAAGAACAGCATGGTGATTTGTGTCGACCAG GAGAACATGTAAGTTCGAGATTTAAAAATGAGGTTGAACGGATGGGTTTTGATATGAACAATGCCTGGAGGATCTCCAACATCAACGAGAAGTACAA GCTCTGCAGCAGCTACCCTCAAGAACTCATAGTTCCTGTTTGGATCACAGACAAAGAGTTGGAAAGTGTGGCAGGCTTCCGATCTTGGAAACGCATCCCTGCTGTGGTTTACAG GCATCAGGGCAATGGGGCGGTCATTTCCCGTTGTGGGCAGCCAGAGGTCAGCTGGTGGGGCTGGAGAAATGCTGACGACGAACATCTTGTCCAGTCAGTGGCCAAAGCTTGTGCCTCAGATTCCAAGTCTAACAGCAGTAAACTAGTGAATGGAAACTGTTCAAGAGATTTCTCCAACGGAGGGGATCTCTCTGATGTAGAATTTG ATTCCTCCATCTCCAATGCTTCAGGAGCAGAAAGTCTAGCCATTCAGCCTCAGAAACTTTTGATCTTGGATGCACGTTCTTATGCAGCTGCAGTGGCAAACAGGGCCAAAGGGGGAGGCTGTGAATGCCCAG AGTATTATCCAAACTGTGAAGTAGTGTTTATGGGGATGGCAAATATCCATTCTATTCGGAAGAGCTTTCAGTCGCTGCGTTTGCTCTGCACACAAATGCCGGACCCAGGAAA CTGGCTGTCAGCTCTGGAAAGCACCAAGTGGCTGCAACATTTGTCTGTCCTCCTGAAATCGGCACTTCTGGTAGTTCATGCAGTGGACAGAGATCAGCGGCCCGTCTTGGTGCACTGCTCAGATGGCTGGGACAGAACCCCGCAGATAGTGGCTCTGGCTAAGCTGCTGCTGGATCCATATTACAGGACCATCGAG GGTTTCCAGGTGCTTGTGGAGATGGAGTGGCTGGATTTTGGCCATAAGTTTGCCGATCGCTGTGGTCATGGCGAGAATTCGGATGACCTGAATGAACGATGCCCAGTGTTCCTGCAGTGGCTCGactgtgtccatcagctccaGAGGCAGTTCCCCTGCTCTTTTGAGTTTAATGAAGCATTCCTT GTCAAGTTGGTGCAGCACACATACTCCTGCCTCTTTGGTACATTCCTGTGCAACAACGCGAAGGAGAGAGGTGAAAAGCACACCCAAGAGAGGACCTGTTCAGTTTGGTCTCTGCTGCGAGCAGGAAACAAAGCCTTCAAAAATCTGCTTTACTCCTCCCAATCAGAATCT gtgctGTATCCTGTGTGCCACGTGCGAAACCTCATGCTGTGGAGTGCCGTTTACTTGCCATGTTCTTCCCCTTCGACCCCTGCGGATGACACCTGTGCCCCTTACCCAGTCCCAGGTTCCAGCCCTGAAGACCAGCCTCTGGGCAG GCTGCCAAAGACAAGGTCATTTGACAATCTGACAATGGCTGGTGACAGCAGCGTTCTGACAACCAACCGGCGTAGTAGCGACCCCAGCCTCAACGAGAAGTGGCAAGAGCACCGCCGGTCCCTGGAGTTGAGCAGCCTTGGGAACCCAGAGGAAGACCCCTTTGACGGAGAATGTGTGAGCAAACAAGGCAGGACTCTGGTTGGAGCAGAGCTTTCGGTGGCTGTAGCAGAGGGGCAGATGGAGAACATTTTGCAAGAGGCTACCAAGGAGGAAGTGAGCCTGGAGGAATGTGTGAGGGGCGTTCCGGAAACAGCAGGTAAAGAAGGGGGAGAGGACGCCGCTCTTGATGCGGAAAGCAGGACTGAGAACCTGGACAGCTCTACTGATAACATGGGTGGGAAGACTGAACTGGATACAGCAACTTCATTAGACAATCCAGTTTCCAGCCCACAGATGGATTTACAGGGTGCTTTTGAGCTTCAAGGGCAAGATGTCCAGAAACCATCTCAGGTGAAGGAACTACGGCCTGGCTTTTTGGGCAATGCTGCAAATAGTAATAACATTCAGAGAGCAGAGGAGGACAGTGTTAGTAGGCTAACTGTAGAGGTCAAAATCCCTCAGGGCACTCCCCAGCCCAGCCTACCATTTCCTGTCCTGCATGAGATGGGAACATCAAACATGGAGAGCTCTACAGAAACTTTAACAGAGAATGGGGCAAAGACGGAACTGATCCAGAATGTCTCTTGCCATTGGCTCCATCCCATGGACAACAGTGCTGGCGAACTTTCCCGCACTGTCGAAAGTCGGCCTGAGAACGAGGACTCGATAGAGCTACACAAACTGGCAGCGAACCTAAACAGGACTACTAAGAGCAGCAGCTTACATGACCCAATGCCTTCACCTTGTGCCTTGCCTTTAGCTGACTATAAAGAGATTGTGTGCAATGGAGAGCTGGAGCCTGAGAACAAGGTGGCAGAGAGCCCAGCAGGGTTCAGTGTTACCCAGAAATACCCTGCACCAAACGGACACTGTGTGAACGGGGAGGAAGGCAGGGTAAAGGCTTCCCTCAGCCGACAGGTCTCTACAGCTAGCTGTAGTTCTGCCCCGCTGCATCTGAGGAATTTGCACCACAAGTGGGTTCATGCTATTCCAGGCCGGCAGCAGACAGCAAACAGCCCGGACCAGCCTGCCCGGAGTCACCTGGATGACGATGGGATGCCAATCTATGCTGATGTCATTCAGCAGCGCCTCCGCCAGATTGAAAGTGGGCACCAGCAGGAAGTGGAGACTTTAAAGAAGCAGGTGCAGGAGCTGAGGAGCCGTCTAGAGAGCCAGTACCTGAACAGCTCACTACGTTTCAACGGGGATTATGGGGATGAAGTG GTGACACGATGGCTTCCTGATCACCTGGCTGCACACTGTTATGGCTGCGACAGTGCATTCTGGCTTGTCAGCAGGAAGCACCACTGCAG GAATTGTGGGAATGTCTTTTGCTCCAGCTGCTGTAACCAGAAGGTGCCGGTCCCCAGCCAGCAGCTCTTCGAACCCAGCCGGGTCTGCAAATCCTGCTACAGCAGCTTGCATCCCAGTAGCCCCAGCCTTGACCTTGAACTGGACAAACCTATTGCTGCCACCTCAAACTGA
- the MTMR3 gene encoding myotubularin-related protein 3 isoform X1, with translation MDEETQHSLECIQANQIFPRKQLIREDENLQVPFPELHGESTEYVGRAEDAIIALSNYRLHIKFKESIVNRLCKLAACELSVPLQLIESVECRDIFQLHLTCKDCKVIRCQFSTFEQCQEWLKRLSNAIRPPSKIEDLFSFAYHAWCMEVYASEKEQHGDLCRPGEHVSSRFKNEVERMGFDMNNAWRISNINEKYKLCSSYPQELIVPVWITDKELESVAGFRSWKRIPAVVYRHQGNGAVISRCGQPEVSWWGWRNADDEHLVQSVAKACASDSKSNSSKLVNGNCSRDFSNGGDLSDVEFDSSISNASGAESLAIQPQKLLILDARSYAAAVANRAKGGGCECPEYYPNCEVVFMGMANIHSIRKSFQSLRLLCTQMPDPGNWLSALESTKWLQHLSVLLKSALLVVHAVDRDQRPVLVHCSDGWDRTPQIVALAKLLLDPYYRTIEGFQVLVEMEWLDFGHKFADRCGHGENSDDLNERCPVFLQWLDCVHQLQRQFPCSFEFNEAFLVKLVQHTYSCLFGTFLCNNAKERGEKHTQERTCSVWSLLRAGNKAFKNLLYSSQSESVLYPVCHVRNLMLWSAVYLPCSSPSTPADDTCAPYPVPGSSPEDQPLGRLPKTRSFDNLTMAGDSSVLTTNRRSSDPSLNEKWQEHRRSLELSSLGNPEEDPFDGECVSKQGRTLVGAELSVAVAEGQMENILQEATKEEVSLEECVRGVPETAGKEGGEDAALDAESRTENLDSSTDNMGGKTELDTATSLDNPVSSPQMDLQGAFELQGQDVQKPSQVKELRPGFLGNAANSNNIQRAEEDSVSRLTVEVKIPQGTPQPSLPFPVLHEMGTSNMESSTETLTENGAKTELIQNVSCHWLHPMDNSAGELSRTVESRPENEDSIELHKLAANLNRTTKSSSLHDPMPSPCALPLADYKEIVCNGELEPENKVAESPAGFSVTQKYPAPNGHCVNGEEGRVKASLSRQVSTASCSSAPLHLRNLHHKWVHAIPGRQQTANSPDQPARSHLDDDGMPIYADVIQQRLRQIESGHQQEVETLKKQVQELRSRLESQYLNSSLRFNGDYGDEVTSIPDSESNLDQNCLSRCSTEIFSEASWEQVDKQDTEVTRWLPDHLAAHCYGCDSAFWLVSRKHHCRDPDCVDQTRNCGNVFCSSCCNQKVPVPSQQLFEPSRVCKSCYSSLHPSSPSLDLELDKPIAATSN, from the exons atgtCAGTTCTCTACCTTTGAGCAGTGTCAAGAGTGGCTTAAGCGGCTGAGCAATGCCATCCGCCCTCCTTCAAAGATAGAGGATCTCTTTTCATTTGCTTACCACGCCTGGTGTATGGAGGTGTATGCTAGTGAAAAAGAACAGCATGGTGATTTGTGTCGACCAG GAGAACATGTAAGTTCGAGATTTAAAAATGAGGTTGAACGGATGGGTTTTGATATGAACAATGCCTGGAGGATCTCCAACATCAACGAGAAGTACAA GCTCTGCAGCAGCTACCCTCAAGAACTCATAGTTCCTGTTTGGATCACAGACAAAGAGTTGGAAAGTGTGGCAGGCTTCCGATCTTGGAAACGCATCCCTGCTGTGGTTTACAG GCATCAGGGCAATGGGGCGGTCATTTCCCGTTGTGGGCAGCCAGAGGTCAGCTGGTGGGGCTGGAGAAATGCTGACGACGAACATCTTGTCCAGTCAGTGGCCAAAGCTTGTGCCTCAGATTCCAAGTCTAACAGCAGTAAACTAGTGAATGGAAACTGTTCAAGAGATTTCTCCAACGGAGGGGATCTCTCTGATGTAGAATTTG ATTCCTCCATCTCCAATGCTTCAGGAGCAGAAAGTCTAGCCATTCAGCCTCAGAAACTTTTGATCTTGGATGCACGTTCTTATGCAGCTGCAGTGGCAAACAGGGCCAAAGGGGGAGGCTGTGAATGCCCAG AGTATTATCCAAACTGTGAAGTAGTGTTTATGGGGATGGCAAATATCCATTCTATTCGGAAGAGCTTTCAGTCGCTGCGTTTGCTCTGCACACAAATGCCGGACCCAGGAAA CTGGCTGTCAGCTCTGGAAAGCACCAAGTGGCTGCAACATTTGTCTGTCCTCCTGAAATCGGCACTTCTGGTAGTTCATGCAGTGGACAGAGATCAGCGGCCCGTCTTGGTGCACTGCTCAGATGGCTGGGACAGAACCCCGCAGATAGTGGCTCTGGCTAAGCTGCTGCTGGATCCATATTACAGGACCATCGAG GGTTTCCAGGTGCTTGTGGAGATGGAGTGGCTGGATTTTGGCCATAAGTTTGCCGATCGCTGTGGTCATGGCGAGAATTCGGATGACCTGAATGAACGATGCCCAGTGTTCCTGCAGTGGCTCGactgtgtccatcagctccaGAGGCAGTTCCCCTGCTCTTTTGAGTTTAATGAAGCATTCCTT GTCAAGTTGGTGCAGCACACATACTCCTGCCTCTTTGGTACATTCCTGTGCAACAACGCGAAGGAGAGAGGTGAAAAGCACACCCAAGAGAGGACCTGTTCAGTTTGGTCTCTGCTGCGAGCAGGAAACAAAGCCTTCAAAAATCTGCTTTACTCCTCCCAATCAGAATCT gtgctGTATCCTGTGTGCCACGTGCGAAACCTCATGCTGTGGAGTGCCGTTTACTTGCCATGTTCTTCCCCTTCGACCCCTGCGGATGACACCTGTGCCCCTTACCCAGTCCCAGGTTCCAGCCCTGAAGACCAGCCTCTGGGCAG GCTGCCAAAGACAAGGTCATTTGACAATCTGACAATGGCTGGTGACAGCAGCGTTCTGACAACCAACCGGCGTAGTAGCGACCCCAGCCTCAACGAGAAGTGGCAAGAGCACCGCCGGTCCCTGGAGTTGAGCAGCCTTGGGAACCCAGAGGAAGACCCCTTTGACGGAGAATGTGTGAGCAAACAAGGCAGGACTCTGGTTGGAGCAGAGCTTTCGGTGGCTGTAGCAGAGGGGCAGATGGAGAACATTTTGCAAGAGGCTACCAAGGAGGAAGTGAGCCTGGAGGAATGTGTGAGGGGCGTTCCGGAAACAGCAGGTAAAGAAGGGGGAGAGGACGCCGCTCTTGATGCGGAAAGCAGGACTGAGAACCTGGACAGCTCTACTGATAACATGGGTGGGAAGACTGAACTGGATACAGCAACTTCATTAGACAATCCAGTTTCCAGCCCACAGATGGATTTACAGGGTGCTTTTGAGCTTCAAGGGCAAGATGTCCAGAAACCATCTCAGGTGAAGGAACTACGGCCTGGCTTTTTGGGCAATGCTGCAAATAGTAATAACATTCAGAGAGCAGAGGAGGACAGTGTTAGTAGGCTAACTGTAGAGGTCAAAATCCCTCAGGGCACTCCCCAGCCCAGCCTACCATTTCCTGTCCTGCATGAGATGGGAACATCAAACATGGAGAGCTCTACAGAAACTTTAACAGAGAATGGGGCAAAGACGGAACTGATCCAGAATGTCTCTTGCCATTGGCTCCATCCCATGGACAACAGTGCTGGCGAACTTTCCCGCACTGTCGAAAGTCGGCCTGAGAACGAGGACTCGATAGAGCTACACAAACTGGCAGCGAACCTAAACAGGACTACTAAGAGCAGCAGCTTACATGACCCAATGCCTTCACCTTGTGCCTTGCCTTTAGCTGACTATAAAGAGATTGTGTGCAATGGAGAGCTGGAGCCTGAGAACAAGGTGGCAGAGAGCCCAGCAGGGTTCAGTGTTACCCAGAAATACCCTGCACCAAACGGACACTGTGTGAACGGGGAGGAAGGCAGGGTAAAGGCTTCCCTCAGCCGACAGGTCTCTACAGCTAGCTGTAGTTCTGCCCCGCTGCATCTGAGGAATTTGCACCACAAGTGGGTTCATGCTATTCCAGGCCGGCAGCAGACAGCAAACAGCCCGGACCAGCCTGCCCGGAGTCACCTGGATGACGATGGGATGCCAATCTATGCTGATGTCATTCAGCAGCGCCTCCGCCAGATTGAAAGTGGGCACCAGCAGGAAGTGGAGACTTTAAAGAAGCAGGTGCAGGAGCTGAGGAGCCGTCTAGAGAGCCAGTACCTGAACAGCTCACTACGTTTCAACGGGGATTATGGGGATGAAGTG ACTTCAATCCCTGACTCGGAAAGCAATCTGGATCAGAACTGTTTGTCTCGCTGCAGTACAGAGATTTTCTCTGAAGCCAGCTGGGAGCAGGTGGATAAACAGGACACAGAG GTGACACGATGGCTTCCTGATCACCTGGCTGCACACTGTTATGGCTGCGACAGTGCATTCTGGCTTGTCAGCAGGAAGCACCACTGCAG GGACCCTGACTGTGTTGATCAGACCCG GAATTGTGGGAATGTCTTTTGCTCCAGCTGCTGTAACCAGAAGGTGCCGGTCCCCAGCCAGCAGCTCTTCGAACCCAGCCGGGTCTGCAAATCCTGCTACAGCAGCTTGCATCCCAGTAGCCCCAGCCTTGACCTTGAACTGGACAAACCTATTGCTGCCACCTCAAACTGA